From Spirosoma aerolatum, one genomic window encodes:
- a CDS encoding amidohydrolase yields MKTQFLLAALLVPLLAVAQPKAKKTPTVAVDPDKQTILADLDKRFPEYSDISKQIWNFAELGYMEEKSSALLEEQLRKEGFDVKTGVAGIPTAFVATYGSGKPVIGILGEYDALPGLATEAKPEFTPISGQKGGHGCGHNLFGTASVAAATEIKDWLKKSGHSGTIKIYGCPAEEGGSGKVYMVREGLFNDVDVVLHWHPGSSNSADAGTSLANKNAKFRFRGIAAHAAAAPERGRSALDGVEAMDYMVNLMREHIPSDTRIHYVITKGGEAPNVVPAFAEVYYYARHKDRDVLQSVWKRIENAAEGAAKGTGTKVDWEILGGVFNLLPNVTLAEVMHQNLTTVGGVKYTPEETEFAKKISETFDKKVPIEEAATIKDFRDASDNPVSGGSTDVGDVSWTVPTVGLSTATWVPGSSAHSWQSTAASGMSIGQKGMLVAAKTLALTALDLYKNPALIEKATTEWKQKRGADFKYEALLGDRKPALDYRK; encoded by the coding sequence ATGAAAACACAGTTCCTCTTAGCGGCTTTGTTGGTGCCGTTACTGGCCGTAGCCCAACCCAAAGCGAAGAAAACACCCACCGTTGCTGTAGACCCTGATAAACAAACCATCCTGGCCGATCTGGACAAACGATTCCCGGAATATTCAGACATATCAAAACAAATCTGGAATTTCGCCGAGCTGGGCTATATGGAAGAGAAAAGTTCGGCCCTACTGGAAGAACAACTACGCAAGGAAGGCTTCGACGTAAAAACGGGCGTAGCGGGTATTCCAACGGCCTTTGTCGCCACCTACGGTTCGGGCAAACCCGTTATCGGAATTTTGGGTGAGTACGATGCCCTGCCTGGTCTGGCAACCGAAGCCAAACCGGAGTTTACACCCATTTCCGGACAGAAAGGTGGTCATGGCTGCGGACATAACCTGTTCGGAACAGCCTCGGTAGCGGCTGCCACCGAAATCAAAGACTGGCTCAAAAAGTCGGGGCATTCGGGCACCATCAAAATTTACGGCTGTCCGGCCGAAGAAGGTGGCTCTGGCAAAGTATACATGGTTCGCGAAGGTCTGTTCAACGATGTCGATGTGGTACTCCACTGGCATCCGGGCTCCTCAAATTCAGCCGATGCCGGTACATCGCTGGCGAATAAAAACGCCAAATTCCGGTTTCGGGGTATTGCGGCCCACGCGGCTGCGGCTCCCGAACGCGGTCGGTCGGCGCTGGATGGTGTCGAAGCCATGGATTATATGGTCAATCTGATGCGGGAACACATTCCTTCTGATACCCGTATTCATTACGTAATTACGAAAGGGGGCGAAGCGCCGAACGTGGTTCCGGCCTTTGCCGAAGTCTATTATTATGCACGCCACAAAGACCGCGATGTGCTGCAAAGTGTCTGGAAACGGATCGAAAATGCGGCAGAGGGGGCTGCTAAAGGAACGGGCACCAAAGTCGACTGGGAAATTCTGGGGGGCGTTTTCAACCTGCTGCCTAACGTAACCCTGGCCGAGGTGATGCACCAGAATCTGACAACCGTAGGCGGGGTCAAATACACACCGGAAGAAACCGAGTTCGCTAAAAAGATCAGCGAAACCTTCGACAAGAAGGTCCCAATAGAAGAAGCGGCTACTATCAAAGATTTCCGTGATGCCTCCGACAATCCGGTCAGTGGCGGCTCGACCGATGTAGGTGATGTAAGCTGGACTGTACCGACAGTTGGCCTCTCAACGGCAACCTGGGTACCGGGTTCATCGGCGCATAGCTGGCAATCGACAGCCGCTAGTGGTATGAGCATTGGGCAGAAAGGGATGCTGGTAGCCGCTAAAACGCTGGCCCTGACAGCCCTCGATCTGTACAAAAATCCTGCTCTAATCGAGAAAGCAACTACCGAGTGGAAGCAGAAACGCGGAGCCGATTTCAAATACGAAGCTCTGTTGGGCGACCGCAAACCGGCACTGGACTATAGAAAGTAA
- the aspS gene encoding aspartate--tRNA ligase, with protein sequence MLRTHTCGELRLTDTNKTATLSGWVQTIRDKGGVLWIDLRDRYGITQLLLEDGQTAPELFATARSLGREFVLKATGTVIERKSKNPNLPTGDIEIKVTSLEVLNPAKLPPFLIEDDTDGGDDLRMKYRYLDLRRNPVRRNLELRHRMAQQTRLYMDGQNFIEVETPVLIKSTPEGARDFVVPSRMNPGEFYALPQSPQTFKQLLMVSGFDRYYQIVKCFRDEDLRADRQPEFTQIDCEMSFVEQEDILTMFEGLIRHLFKTVKGIELDQVPRMTYADAMRFYGSDKPDTRFSMQFVELKGTFDTVDMTSGKGFGVFDSAELVVGINAPGCAHYTRKQLDELTEWIKRPQIGAKGLIYVRYNEDGTLKSSVDKFYSEEDLKGWAAHFGAKPGDLMLIISGDTAKARKQLNELRLEMGTRLGLRDPNVFSSLWVLDFPLLEYGEEEQRWFAMHHPFTSPKPEDIPLLETDLGAVRANAYDMVINGTEVGGGSIRIFNRELQARMFSILGFSDEEAKAQFGFLMDAFEYGAPPHGGIAFGFDRLCSIFGGENTIRDFIAFPKNNSGRDVMIDSPSTISQAQMDELKIATVAK encoded by the coding sequence ATGCTTCGAACGCACACGTGCGGAGAACTCCGCCTTACCGACACCAACAAAACCGCAACACTCAGTGGCTGGGTGCAAACCATTCGGGATAAAGGGGGCGTATTATGGATCGACCTCCGCGACCGCTATGGGATTACCCAACTCCTGCTGGAAGATGGACAGACAGCGCCCGAACTTTTTGCCACGGCTCGTTCGCTGGGTCGCGAATTTGTCCTGAAAGCTACTGGAACCGTTATCGAACGGAAATCGAAAAACCCAAACCTGCCTACGGGCGATATTGAAATTAAGGTAACGTCGCTGGAAGTGCTGAATCCGGCCAAACTACCTCCGTTCCTGATCGAAGACGATACCGATGGGGGCGATGACCTTCGCATGAAATATCGGTACCTCGATTTGCGCCGGAATCCCGTTCGGCGGAATCTGGAATTACGGCATCGAATGGCCCAGCAAACCCGGTTGTACATGGATGGGCAGAACTTCATTGAAGTTGAAACCCCCGTTCTGATTAAATCAACGCCCGAAGGTGCCCGCGACTTTGTGGTGCCCAGCCGTATGAATCCGGGCGAATTTTATGCCCTCCCACAATCTCCGCAAACTTTCAAGCAGTTGCTGATGGTATCTGGCTTCGACCGTTACTACCAGATTGTGAAATGCTTCCGCGATGAAGATTTACGCGCCGACCGCCAGCCCGAATTCACACAGATCGACTGTGAAATGTCGTTTGTGGAGCAGGAAGACATCCTGACTATGTTTGAGGGACTGATTCGACACCTGTTCAAAACCGTGAAAGGGATTGAGCTGGACCAAGTCCCTCGCATGACCTATGCCGATGCCATGCGGTTCTACGGGTCCGACAAACCTGACACCCGCTTTAGCATGCAGTTCGTTGAGCTGAAAGGCACGTTCGATACGGTCGATATGACGTCGGGCAAGGGCTTTGGCGTATTCGATTCGGCCGAACTGGTAGTCGGGATCAACGCCCCAGGCTGTGCTCATTATACCCGCAAACAACTCGACGAACTGACCGAGTGGATCAAACGCCCGCAGATTGGTGCCAAAGGGCTGATTTATGTCCGGTATAACGAAGATGGTACGCTGAAATCGTCGGTCGATAAGTTCTATTCGGAAGAGGATCTGAAAGGCTGGGCGGCTCATTTCGGTGCGAAACCCGGCGACCTGATGCTGATTATTTCGGGCGATACAGCCAAAGCCCGGAAGCAACTGAACGAACTTCGTCTGGAAATGGGCACACGGCTTGGTCTACGCGATCCGAATGTATTCAGTAGCCTATGGGTGCTCGACTTCCCATTGCTCGAATATGGTGAGGAAGAACAACGCTGGTTTGCCATGCACCACCCGTTCACATCGCCCAAACCGGAAGATATTCCGCTACTGGAAACCGATTTGGGCGCTGTTCGGGCCAACGCCTACGATATGGTTATCAACGGCACCGAAGTCGGTGGCGGCTCCATCCGAATCTTCAACCGCGAATTGCAGGCCCGTATGTTCAGCATTCTCGGCTTTTCGGACGAAGAAGCGAAAGCTCAGTTTGGTTTCCTGATGGATGCGTTTGAATACGGTGCGCCACCCCACGGCGGTATCGCGTTCGGCTTCGACCGACTGTGTTCTATTTTCGGGGGCGAAAACACCATCCGCGACTTTATCGCGTTCCCGAAAAACAATTCGGGTCGCGATGTGATGATCGACTCGCCATCGACGATCTCGCAGGCGCAGATGGATGAACTGAAAATTGCTACCGTAGCCAAATAA